The sequence AGTCAGCGCCGCCATCTGCGCATTCGACAGCGCCATGCCGGGTACTATATTGAATTGCTTGGCATACTGCGCGCCGTTGGTCATCAGCGATTTATATTCGTCTTCCGCGCTGGCATAACCATGCAAATAGCGCATGCCGGTCAGATTCGTGACCTGGTCCGTGACCAGCTTCTCTTCATAGAAGCCATCGCCCAAACGCTTTTGCGTCGCCGCCGGATTGACTCCCAGCAGGTTCAGCATGTAGTCGCTGGAAATGAAGTTACCGTACTGCGTAAAGCGCGGATCGGTCTGGATCAGATAGGGCTGGTTCGCCTTCGGCTCGATCTGGTACAGGCCATTGGCAGGCAATACCGTGTTCACCGCACCGGCGCGGGCGCCGTCAACAACACGCGCGGCGCCTGGCGTCGTTGTACCCGTGGTGTTCGTTGCCGCCGGCAAGGCGCCCGTGGAACCTGCCACAAGCTGGTTACCGGAACCGCCTACGGCCGACAAGCCCCCCGTGGATGCGCCTGGAACGCCTGTATTGCCGCTGCCACCTACCGCTGCCGCACCGCCGACACCGCTCTGGTTCCCGCTTGGCACGCCACTGATGGTGTTATCCGTGGCCAATGCCAATGGCGCGATACCATCCCCCAGGCCGAGCGACGCAGCACTCTGGCCTACTGGCCGGGTCGAAGCTCCAACACTGGTATTGCTGATCTGGCCGCCCGTAATCGAGACTGCCTGATTGCTGGTGATAGTACCGCCCACGACGCCAATATTCTGCGTAATTGGCGTATTGCTCCAGGACGTCCATTGCACCGGTGTCGAACCGGCCATATTGGCGCTGCCAAATCCGCTCTGATTATCGGAGGTATAGGTGCGCGTCAATTGGGTGGCGGTATTGAGGATCTTGGTATTGTTGCTGCCATCTGCTGAAGCCACACCGTCAATCGTCAAATTGCCACCGGCGGCAATTTGCCCGTTGTTGTTATTCAACTGCGTACCGATGGCCATATGCATGTCGCCGCCAGAGGTGAGCTTGGCTGGCGCACCGGATGTCGACAATAACTGCGTTTCTGTTACGACTTGATGCGCGGTACGTTGTACTTCTACCGGATAGCCACCAGGATTATCGGCCTGCGTCCGCATCGTATCGCCGCCAATCACGCCGTTAGGGTCGGTATATCCCTTATAGGTCTGCAAACGTATGCAATTCGTAGTGCATCCACCATACTGGTTCGAGTAGGTGATCGAACTGACCGTATTCAAGATCACATTGTTGCTGAATTGCGACCACGCGTCCCCGTTTGCGATCTGATCCGGATTGGTCTGATTGTTTGCCACAGCCGTCACATATAAGGTCTGAGTTCCTGCAGTTGGCGTCACCCGTGACTGGCCACCATACTTGATCTGTCCACCGCCGTTAGGCAGCGGATAGGTCAAATCGCTTTGCAGGTATTCAAAGGCCGAGTCATTAGCGCTCAGTTTGACCACCACCTTATAGATCAGGAAACCGTCAGGGGTGACCATCGGCGTGCTGGAGATGACTTGGGAAGGATCGACGTAATAGGCATCCCGAATCCGGGTATTCGCATTACGTAATGGATCACCGCCACCAAACGATGGCGAGGGGCGCAGCGATGACCACCAGGACGGCGTGGTCATCGTGGTCGTCGTATCCGAGGTCGTGACCGTATTGGTCTGCACATTCTGCCGCACGTTGTTGATCTGATTGGCGGCCACATTCAGGACGCCATCAGCTTCAATCGTGGACGACAGATTATTGATCGTGCCAGTCTGGTTGAACAGGTAGCCGTTGGCGTCCTTGGCCCCATTAGCCGCCATGTTCAGGTCGCCCAGACTATAGAGCGTCGCGCCATTCTGATTATTGATCGTGCCGGTCACCCACAGATTGACCTGGTTGACGCCGGCGATGATGGCCGCAGCGCCATCATTGGTGAGCGTCGCTGCGTTGACGGTGACGCTGTTACCGATCACGGTGCCTGTATTACCCAGCAGATTGCTGGTCGTATTAACGCTGTTGCCTTCGATGCGTCCGGCATTGAGGATTTCGCCGGTGCCGATATTGACGGTAGTGACGCCTGTAGCGAGGTTGCCCGGATTGCCGGAAGCGATGTCGGCGCCTGCTACGTTGAACAGATTCGCCGCATTGAGCGTGAGATTGCCTGCCGCCGCCAGCGTGCCGGTATTGACCAGGGAGCCGGTCGTCGACAAGGTCAGGTTGCGGTTGGCGGTGATCTGGTTGCCGGCATCATAGGTATAGTTGCCCTGCAGGCTGACATTGCCGTCGCGGCCAGCGACGATCTTGCCGTCTCCAACCAAGGCATTCGCGCTCAGGGTCAGATCGACATCGCTGCCCACCGAGCCATTGGTGTTCGTCAAAGTACCCGTGGTGATCGCAACCCCGCCGCCGCTGCCGGCGGGATTGGCAATGCTGCCGCTGGTGTTGTCGATGCTGGCCGTGGTCAAGGCCACGCTGCCGCCGCTGATGCCGCCGCCTACGTTGATCAGCGTTGCGCCCGGCTGATTCATCGTCAGTGCACCGGTAGCGAGCAACTGGCCCGCCGTGTTGTCGACGCTGGTTGACGTATTCAGATTTAATGCGCCACCGGCGACGATATGACCGCCCTGTACGTTGGACAGCACCGGGGTAGCGATCGTGACATCGCCGGCGCCGCCGATCAGGCCGGAACCGGTGACGGCGGACGGATCGGCGTTGGTGATGCTGGTTGTAGCGGCGACCGTCGTCAGGCCGGTGCCGACGTTGATGATCTTGCCGTTCGTGTTGTCGAGCGTGCCGCCGGACACCTGCAATTGACTGCCGCTGCCCAGAGATTCGATCTTGCCGCCGACGTTGCTCAGCGCACCCTGGGCAGTGGCGGACACATTGCCCATCCCCTCCATTGCACCATTCAGATTATCGAGCGCGCTAGCCGACGAGACCGTCAGATTTCCAAGTGCACCAATGGCGCCGGCGACATTGCTGATGCTGCCAGCCGCAGCCGTGACACCGCCCTTACCGCTGATGCTCCCGGCGTCGTTGTCAAGCGCCTGCGCCACATTCACCGCAATCGCGCCAGTCCCCAGATTCTGGATTTTACCGACAGCGTTATTGATCGATTGCGCGTTGACAGTTGCCCCGGCCGTCGCCCCTTCGATCGTGCCGCCCTGATTATTGACCTGCCCGGCGGTCGCATTCACGACCACAGCGGCGCCGCCGATATAGCCACCCAAACTGTTGTCGAGTGCGGCGGCACTGGTGACCGATTCATTACCAACGGCGGTCAGCTTGCCGCCTTCATTCACGATGGAACTGGCCTTAATGGTCCCGGTACCGTTGGTTCCCAGCACGCCGCCGTTATTCGACAACGCCCCCGTTTGGACGGTCAGCGCACCCGTCCCCATATGGGCGACAGAACCGCCATCGTTTTTCAAGGTGGCTGGCGCCAGCGTCAGATTCCGAGCCAACACCCCGATCATGCCGTTGCTATTGTCTAGCAGTTGCGACACATTGATCGTGGCCGTGCCATTGGCGTTGTTCTGGATGATTTGGCCGGCAGCATTTTTAAGGGTGCCGGCTTCCAGGTCAATGGTGCCAGCGCCAAGCACACCGCCGCTGTTATCGAGCGTCGTTGCCGTGACGGTCGCACTGCTCGGGGTCGTCGTCGATCCGGCCTGGATCTTCCCGCCACTATTGCTGAGTTGTGAGCCGGCATTGATTGTCAAGGCAGCGTTCGATGCCAAGGTGCCGCTATTGTTGTTCAGCGAAGTCGCCGCCAGATTCAGCGTCTGCTGCGCGGTGATCGAACCGCTATTGGTCGTTGCCCCAGCCACGATGTTCGCAGCGCCGTTGGTAACCACCGATCCCTGTTGATTCGATAACGTCCCTGTGCTGATGTTCAGAGTACCGGCAGCGGCTTGGGAGATGATGCCGTTGTCGTTGCTCAGCGCGCCGGAAGTAAGCGTCAGGTCATTGGCGTTACTCTGTATCTTGCCTTGCGCGTTGTTCAACAGCCCTGTGGCCTGCAAGGTCATCGCCGCGGCGCCGGTCTGCGAAATCAAGCCGGCCTGGTTGACGATGTCGTGCGCGTGCAGGGTGACCTGATTAGCCGCAATCGTGCCCGCGTTGTCAGTCAGCGTCGTCCCGGCGGTACCGGTGAGTACTCCGCCGGCAGCCAGGGTCCCGGAAGAATTGTCCAGCGCCTGCGCGGCAGCGACCGTCAGATTTTGCGCGGCCGAGATGGTGCTGCTGTTGGTCAGCGATCCCGCCGACACGGCAACATTGCCGTTACCCCCGATGATGCCGGCAGCGGCATTGGTGAGCTGGCCGCTGGTCGTGACCGTCAACCCGTCGGTATCCAGAGACTTGATCGCTCCTGCGGTATTGTCGATGCTGCCCGCCGTCAAAGCGAGCGCCCCACCGGACAACAATGTTCCCTGGTCATTCGACACGGCGCCCGAGGCATTGATGGTTTCCGTACCGGCTGCCGTGATCTGCCCTGCCTGGTTGTTCAGGCTGGCCGCTGTCATGGCGACCTGGCCGTTGCTGGCAATGACCCCTTGTGCGTTCGTGACGGCCCCGCTGCGTATCGTGGCAGTTCCTGAGCCTGCATGCGTGATCTTGCCCGACGTATTGTTCAGACTGCCGGAATTGATCGTCAGATTCTGCGCATTGGTGCTCAACGCACCGTGCGTATTGTCGATGGCGCCAGTCGCGGCAATCGTCATTGCCGCGGTACCGCTTTGTGAAATGGTCCCGGATTGATTGACAATGTCGTGAGCACCAAGATTGACCTGTGCGCCCGAAATGGTGCCCGCGTTGTTGGTCAGCGTCGCACCGGCTGAGCTGCTGACAGCGCCGCTGGCGGCCAAGGTGCCGGACGAATTGTCCAGCGCCTGCGCGGCGCTGATGGAGAGATTTTGTGCGGCAGTGATGGCGCTGCTGTTGACGATAGCTCCTGCCGATACAGCAACGTTGCCATTACCACCGATGACGCCGGCTGCCGCATTGATAAGCTGGCCGCTGGCTGTCAGCGTCAGACCATCGGCATTCAGCGATTTGACGCTGCCACCCGTATTATCAATATTCGCACCGGTCAATGTCAGCGCAGCGCTGGATTGCAGCGTTCCCTGGCTGTTCGATACATCGCCGGCGACATTGACCTTCTCGCTGCCCTGCGCCGTGATCCGGCCACCCTGATTATTCAGGCTGGCAGCGGAAACGGCGACTTGTCCGTTGCTGGCAATGACGCCTTGCGCATTGCTCATAGCACCTGTCTGGATCGTGGCGACACCCGATCCGGCATGACTGATTTGACCGCTGGCATTGTTCAGGCTGCCGGCGTCAACCGTCAGATTCTGCGCATTGGTGGTCAAGGCGCCGTGCGTGTTATCGATCACGCCGGCGGCAGAGATTGTCATGGCTGCAGCGCCGCTTTGCGAGATCACGCCGGACTGATTGAGAATATCGTGCGCGCCAAGATTGACCTGTGCCCCCGAAATGGTTCCTGCATTATTGGTCAGCGTTGTGCCGGCCGTGCTGTTGACAGCGCCGCTGGCGGCCAGGGTGCCCGATGCATTGTTCAGCGCCTGCGCGGCGGTAACCGACAGATTTTGCGCGGCGGTGATGCTGCTGCTGTTGACGATAGCTCCTGCCGACACAGCGACGTTGCCATTGCCGCCGACGACACCGGCTGCGGCATTGATGAGCTGACCGCTCGCTGTCAGCGTCAGACCATCGCCGTTCAGGGATTTAACGTTGCCCGAGGTATTGTCAATATTCGCGCCAGCCAGAGAGAGCGCGCCGCCGGATTGCAGTGTTCCCTGGCTGTTCGAGACATCGCCGGCAACATGGAGATTCTCACTGCCGAGTGTTGTCACCCGGCCGCCCTGGTTATTCAAACTGGCGGCCGTGAGATTGACTTGTCCGTTACTGGCAATTGTTCCGTGCGCATTCGTCAGCGCACCGCTCTGTATCGTGGCGGTGCCTGATCCCGCATGATTAATCTGGCCGCCGCTATTGTCCAGACTGCCGGAGGCGATGCTCAGGCTCTGCCCATTGGTCGTGATCGACCCTGCATTGTTGCTCAATACCCCTGTGGTCGTGATGCTGGTCGCGCCGGTCCCGGATTGCGTTATCGCACCGCCAGCGTTCGAGACGCTGCCGGAATTAACCGTCAGCTGCGACACATTGATATTGCCCTGATCATTGATCAAAGCGCCGGTATCATTCATCGTGCCACTGCCAGCAGCCTGCAGCGTGCCGCCCGTCAGATCGATGTTGCCTGCACGGGCAGCTAAACCAATATTGCCGCCGGCGCTGGTTTGTCCATGCGCCAGACTGATGCCGCTACCTGCATTGACGCCGATGTTGGTGGTCGCCGTGTTCTGGCCGGTAGCGCTGATCGCGCCGGCAGCAATCAGAGTCAGGCTTCCCGGTTGCGTGGCGTGGCTATTCGCATCGATACCTGCACCCAGCACACCGGTCGAATTGATCGCCCCGGAGAACAGCAATAAATCGCTTTGCGCGGCGATGGTGCCGCTATTCGCGATCTGTCCCGCACTATAGAGCTGCGTGCCTTGCAGGCTGTAGAGCGTACCGGAATTGGTGATGCCATCGTTACCGGCAATCCGCACCGAGCCCGTCGCGGTGGTGCGTCCTGCCAGGGTGATCTGTCCCTGGCTGTCGATGTTGAGGTCGCCGGCCTGGCTGGCGACATTCCCCAGCGCCATGACCCCAACACCATTTTCCGTACCAACCAGCTTGATCTTGTTGGCATACATCCCGCCCAGCAAGGCAACGTCTATCCCCACTGTAGGCTTGTTACCGTCACCGGCAATGACCTGCACACCCAAATCGGCATAGTTGACCTGGTTAGCACCCGTGATCACATTGAGCTGATTAGCCCATAACTGGCCATTCACGGCAACACTGCGGGAAATCAGATCCATCTGATCCAGATTATTGCCATTGAGGCCGTTTGCGCCAATCTGAATATCGCCACCCGTCACTCTGAAGCCGCTCAGGCTGCCGTCGCCATTCAGGACGGGCGTACCGGTCGTCAGAACAGCGCGTGAGGTATTGATGAAGCCGCCGCCATTGACGCTCACCCCATTCGGATTAGCAATAATCACTTCCGCACGCTGCCCTGCAACCTCGACATAGCCGTTAAGCTGCGAGCGGCCCGTACCCGTCACTTCGTTCAAGATGATCCGGGCGCTGTTACCTGGGGTCAGATTGGCATTCCCGGGAACCCAGCCTGCCTGCTGCGTCTGTACGCTGGTCGGCGCGTTGTTCAAGATTGCGCCTCCGGCGCCCACGGAGAATTGGTTGTATTGATTGTGGCTCAGTCCGGAACTATTCGGCGCCACGATATTCACCAGCGGTATACCCGTGGCTGTCGTCGACACCGTAGGCCGGCGATTGCCAGCATTCGGATCGGCCACGATCTGCGCCTGTACGAATGTGACGCCGCCGAAGAGCGCAGCTATCGCCACACCCAGATGCACCAGGCGCATCAGCGGCGTACCGCTCGCACTGGATGCACTGCCTGACGCCGTTCCCTTACCCTGGCTGGCGACGTTCTCTGCTACCGCCATCAACATGCCACGGTTCTTATTGAAAATAACGCGGAAATTTTTCTTGTTCATGTTCGTAATCCGATGCAGGTAGGGACAGCTCAGGTATTAGTATTGATAGGTCAGATTGAAGCCGACAGCGGGCGTCGCGGTATTGAAGCCTTGCGGCTTGTACAGCGCCCAGCTGGAAAACACGTCGTAGGTCAGGCCGAACATGCCGCCGCGCAAACCGACCGTGGCGCCGGCCAGCTTATTGCCGAGCAGGCCAGGATTACCGGCTCTATCGGCGGCTTCTGGCCAGCCGCGCACGTTGGGGCCGTAGACCTGTCCATAGTCCAAGCCGAGATAGCCAACTTGCCCGCTGTTGGCGATAGGGAGATCAAGTTCATTGCGCAGATAGAAACCGCGTTCAGCGGCCAAAGTCAGCTC comes from Collimonas pratensis and encodes:
- a CDS encoding hemagglutinin repeat-containing protein, with the protein product MNKKNFRVIFNKNRGMLMAVAENVASQGKGTASGSASSASGTPLMRLVHLGVAIAALFGGVTFVQAQIVADPNAGNRRPTVSTTATGIPLVNIVAPNSSGLSHNQYNQFSVGAGGAILNNAPTSVQTQQAGWVPGNANLTPGNSARIILNEVTGTGRSQLNGYVEVAGQRAEVIIANPNGVSVNGGGFINTSRAVLTTGTPVLNGDGSLSGFRVTGGDIQIGANGLNGNNLDQMDLISRSVAVNGQLWANQLNVITGANQVNYADLGVQVIAGDGNKPTVGIDVALLGGMYANKIKLVGTENGVGVMALGNVASQAGDLNIDSQGQITLAGRTTATGSVRIAGNDGITNSGTLYSLQGTQLYSAGQIANSGTIAAQSDLLLFSGAINSTGVLGAGIDANSHATQPGSLTLIAAGAISATGQNTATTNIGVNAGSGISLAHGQTSAGGNIGLAARAGNIDLTGGTLQAAGSGTMNDTGALINDQGNINVSQLTVNSGSVSNAGGAITQSGTGATSITTTGVLSNNAGSITTNGQSLSIASGSLDNSGGQINHAGSGTATIQSGALTNAHGTIASNGQVNLTAASLNNQGGRVTTLGSENLHVAGDVSNSQGTLQSGGALSLAGANIDNTSGNVKSLNGDGLTLTASGQLINAAAGVVGGNGNVAVSAGAIVNSSSITAAQNLSVTAAQALNNASGTLAASGAVNSTAGTTLTNNAGTISGAQVNLGAHDILNQSGVISQSGAAAMTISAAGVIDNTHGALTTNAQNLTVDAGSLNNASGQISHAGSGVATIQTGAMSNAQGVIASNGQVAVSAASLNNQGGRITAQGSEKVNVAGDVSNSQGTLQSSAALTLTGANIDNTGGSVKSLNADGLTLTASGQLINAAAGVIGGNGNVAVSAGAIVNSSAITAAQNLSISAAQALDNSSGTLAASGAVSSSAGATLTNNAGTISGAQVNLGAHDIVNQSGTISQSGTAAMTIAATGAIDNTHGALSTNAQNLTINSGSLNNTSGKITHAGSGTATIRSGAVTNAQGVIASNGQVAMTAASLNNQAGQITAAGTETINASGAVSNDQGTLLSGGALALTAGSIDNTAGAIKSLDTDGLTVTTSGQLTNAAAGIIGGNGNVAVSAGSLTNSSTISAAQNLTVAAAQALDNSSGTLAAGGVLTGTAGTTLTDNAGTIAANQVTLHAHDIVNQAGLISQTGAAAMTLQATGLLNNAQGKIQSNANDLTLTSGALSNDNGIISQAAAGTLNISTGTLSNQQGSVVTNGAANIVAGATTNSGSITAQQTLNLAATSLNNNSGTLASNAALTINAGSQLSNSGGKIQAGSTTTPSSATVTATTLDNSGGVLGAGTIDLEAGTLKNAAGQIIQNNANGTATINVSQLLDNSNGMIGVLARNLTLAPATLKNDGGSVAHMGTGALTVQTGALSNNGGVLGTNGTGTIKASSIVNEGGKLTAVGNESVTSAAALDNSLGGYIGGAAVVVNATAGQVNNQGGTIEGATAGATVNAQSINNAVGKIQNLGTGAIAVNVAQALDNDAGSISGKGGVTAAAGSISNVAGAIGALGNLTVSSASALDNLNGAMEGMGNVSATAQGALSNVGGKIESLGSGSQLQVSGGTLDNTNGKIINVGTGLTTVAATTSITNADPSAVTGSGLIGGAGDVTIATPVLSNVQGGHIVAGGALNLNTSTSVDNTAGQLLATGALTMNQPGATLINVGGGISGGSVALTTASIDNTSGSIANPAGSGGGVAITTGTLTNTNGSVGSDVDLTLSANALVGDGKIVAGRDGNVSLQGNYTYDAGNQITANRNLTLSTTGSLVNTGTLAAAGNLTLNAANLFNVAGADIASGNPGNLATGVTTVNIGTGEILNAGRIEGNSVNTTSNLLGNTGTVIGNSVTVNAATLTNDGAAAIIAGVNQVNLWVTGTINNQNGATLYSLGDLNMAANGAKDANGYLFNQTGTINNLSSTIEADGVLNVAANQINNVRQNVQTNTVTTSDTTTTMTTPSWWSSLRPSPSFGGGDPLRNANTRIRDAYYVDPSQVISSTPMVTPDGFLIYKVVVKLSANDSAFEYLQSDLTYPLPNGGGQIKYGGQSRVTPTAGTQTLYVTAVANNQTNPDQIANGDAWSQFSNNVILNTVSSITYSNQYGGCTTNCIRLQTYKGYTDPNGVIGGDTMRTQADNPGGYPVEVQRTAHQVVTETQLLSTSGAPAKLTSGGDMHMAIGTQLNNNNGQIAAGGNLTIDGVASADGSNNTKILNTATQLTRTYTSDNQSGFGSANMAGSTPVQWTSWSNTPITQNIGVVGGTITSNQAVSITGGQISNTSVGASTRPVGQSAASLGLGDGIAPLALATDNTISGVPSGNQSGVGGAAAVGGSGNTGVPGASTGGLSAVGGSGNQLVAGSTGALPAATNTTGTTTPGAARVVDGARAGAVNTVLPANGLYQIEPKANQPYLIQTDPRFTQYGNFISSDYMLNLLGVNPAATQKRLGDGFYEEKLVTDQVTNLTGMRYLHGYASAEDEYKSLMTNGAQYAKQFNIVPGMALSNAQMAALTTDIVWLVSQTVTLPDGSHQTVLVPQVYLAKNMDLSPTGALIAGNSVAIHGTDITNTGGTISGTQQLLLAADHNISNIGGTISGGNIGLFAGNNILDQSTTNTAITNFGNNSSAITAVGAVGKITATQNLVMSAGQNLTLQGAQVSAGGNAMLTAGNAINVETVSTGSHYVTPVGNTYTEVQSTYAVGSTVAAGGNLGVMSGSDLTVTGSNLSSGKDMLVAAGGNVKIQNATDSSSYHTDGSSKDGSQVIDQHNQTAVGSTLTAGGNATVLAGAQQDGFGNMVLVKGAPAKDLTVTASAISAGNNADGKGNAILGATGNVTVGEAMLHNDFSQEDKSSHKGFMSSSSSHDVRTMTGDVAQGSTVAGNQVSITAANDLTVRGSNVIGVNDVSLTATGGKVAIVSVQDSSQTDVSHEQKKSGFTAGFSAGVASIGYGKSSANGQDSVQTVTQQGSSIASINGNTRIQAGQDLSVVASDISAGQNLTLIGKNVDLSAAQNTSVEHGSQQSSSSGLSVGLTLNPVAAFKSAYQQSASGNPSTSFLGKSSKYGDAIGDGALAASTPVVVQAGSNSSSGNQDHAISTAQVSSLTAGKNLTVLATGGSINSQGTSMSSGGDATLIAKDNINLDVAHSFESQGQTNTAKGWSTDNRGNMPVGVFNSNGKGNGSTDTVTGTTLSAGGKATLATTDGDINLTATNLVATSDVSINAAKNLTIRSGQNTLTNANQSSSQAIGKVVISDTERFAGYSSDKSKNNDTSITQVASNVGSLQGNVNLAAGDKYTQTASNVLAAQDVNIVGKSIDINTAANTGSSDQSSSDLKIGAFARVTSPLIDLGNNLENAKKSDGRLQAMQGLAAAANGYQVASAASAALKEGGSGELLKAEVGVGFATANSQDRSNYTQAQGSNIQGGGNVTLTTTEGDIHATGAHIAAGDAAGKTLTLDSARNILLDAGQSTTTSSGSNHSAGVEVGVGYEVGAQTGAYVYATANVGNGNYNNTATTNSNTQLSGNTVTLKSKGDTTLAGATVNANTINADVGGALAITSIQDTATQHNEQSSVGGRVQVAIGTAWEASGSLSQSNANGSSSAVNQQSGLFAGDGGYHVTADTIALKGGAIASTNAAKSDLTANSLTVANITNKMDYSADTSSISGGMSNESDNAKNPNAPLTQTSTGSSNPNVTPVIPLQDKGSATSTTYGTLTDGNIKIGGQNTTAAAVGAHTDLATANGAIAPLPDLKNVMNNQQAMAAAANTVTATAAQIANDQAAAANKRAGQTKQVLDSANENVAQAQAALNGSSPDQKDNAQQALDLATQNRDNAQLAFNQAQATASSWGATGDNNRYLKIATGILVGAVAGQGTGQIAANASAPFAAQAIGDYFAQPGHDNQTLQVLTHAVLGGILAAASGANTAAGAGAGAAGELAAQEISRQLYPDAYDANGTFHPEKLDANQLNTVIGLSTAVGALVAGATGGSALNADVGGNIAQNAATNNWLSQKNNGIRLSQQQQFDAAQKKCAETGDCSARDNLVKISALQDASLNAACTDRASAACGAAISYAQANGNTVIFGGNGQTIAYPTGSPTVQAIPNPGQGTFEAAQAANLNDALQYVAMDSATGLAIKGVFSGAKAILGGVETLFGGVTKGAAETAVAANTVDTAAAGSLGSETSSFARNGSRLVIDQRYVSDIGNVACGPTACAMVLNDSGKWVNVTQIAKDAGLVPGIGTDVMGLSKTLQISGLSSARWTLNASVDDLAAATSNGNAAIARVMLDNGEGHFVVVDGVTVRQGQSVVAVRDPGTGTQYFVPSKEFASKFSGQAVLTH